In Candidatus Palauibacter australiensis, the DNA window GTGAATGTCCACCAGACCCAGGGTCCGGCGAACCGCCTTGAAGTCGAAACAGCTCTTCAGGTAGGCTCCGTCGACCGAAAAGTCGGTCGGCTCCACGTCGTGGTACCCGTGCGTGTACTCCAGGTGTTCCACGTCCACCGAGTTTTCCGTGGTTTCCTGGGGGTGGCCCCGGAACCGGAGGGTCGTCGAGCGCAACCCGGTCCACTCGGCGCCGACGGGAGGTTCGTCCGGCAGGTGCCACTGAGGCGCTCGGCCGCCGCTTCCCCACCAGGCGAAGATCATGCCGAGGATCTCCCGGGTCTCGTAGAGCTTCAACCGCGCGGCCTTCGGGGGCGGGGCATTGGGCGTGGCCACGCACTGGCCGGTCGTGTCGAACTCGAACCCGTGGAAGGGACAGACGAGACAGCCGTCGCGTACCAGGCCGCCGGTGCTCGGTCCCATGTGCGAGCCGAGGTGCGGACAGAAGGCGTCCGCCACGCAGATGCGGCCCTCGTCGTCGGCCCAGGCGACGATCTCCTCGCCCATCCACGTCTTCTCGACGAGCTTCGCGCGCTCGATGGAGGCGCGGTCTCCGATGAAATACCACCCTTCGGGAAACGGCGGCAGCGCATCGCTATACGTTACCATGCGCGCGAACTTGGTTTCGGTCCGGCCCACGCGTCAACTAAACTATGGCGATGACTCTGGATTCTGCGCCGCGCGTCTCGCTTCTCATGCTCTTCACCGCGATGGCCGTCGGCCTGCCGGCGAACGGTTCCGGCCAGACCGCGGCCGGGGTGCCGCGCTTCAAGATCGAGTCCTCGCCCATCGAACTGACGGGACCCGTACGCCCCGGCGAGTACCTGGGCGTAACCGGCCCTCGATCCGCGTGGCTCGGCGTCGAGACGGGCGAAGCGGAACTCTGGGTCCATCCCCTCAAGGTCGGGAACCGGTTCCGGCTCGGCTTCTCGACCCCAACCTACGGAGCGCCGATCCCCGGCAGCGCCGTCGCGCGCACGGTGCACGTCCGGCCCGAACTCACGACGATCGTCTACAGCCACGCGGCCTTCCAGGTGCGCCAGCACATCCTCGCGCCCGCCGAACTCCCCGGTCTCCTGGTGCTGCTCGAGGTGGACAGCCCCGAACCGCTCGAGATCGTCGCCGAGTTCGAGCCCGTGCTGAACTACATGTGGCCGGGTTCGCTCGGGGGGCAGTACGCCTACTGGGACGCGGATCGACGCGCCTTCGTGCTGTCCGAGAGCCTGCAGGAGACGAACGCCGTCGTCGGGTCGCCGTGGGCCGCGAACTCCGTGGAACACCCGGCTCATCAACTGGGCGAGGCGCCGCGCTCCATGGTGATCCCCGTGGACCCGGACCGCGCGCGCCGGGAGTTCATCCCCATCGCGGTGGCGGGTGGAACGGCGCCGCGCGAGGAGGTCTTTGCCAGCTACGATCGGCTGATCACCGAGGCCCGCTCGCTGTACAGCGCGAAACGGGCGTGGGCCGACTCGGTGCTCGCCTCCACCGTCTCCATCGAGTCGCCCGATCCACGGCTCGACCTCGCCCTGGAGTGGGCGAAGATCAACCTGGAGGAGCAGCGCGTCTGCAATCCCGACCTCGGGTGCGGGTTCGTCGCGGGCTGGGGCCTGTCGCGCAACGGGACGCGTCCCGGCTTCGGCTGGTTCTTCGGCGGCGACGCGGCGCAGACCATGTTCGCCATGGAGGCGCTCGGGCAGTGGGAACTGGTGGCGGAGGAACTCGCCTTTCTCGCGAGATACCAGCGCGAGGACGGCAAGATCACGCACGAAATCTCCCAGGCGGCCGCGCGCATCCCGTGGTTCGACGTGTATCCGTACGCCTACTACCACGCGGACACCACGCCCTACTGGATGGTCGCGCTGTACGAGTACTGGCGGGCGAGCGGGGACGACGAACTGCTGCGGGAGCTGTGGCCGGCCTACCGGCGCGCGTGGGAATGGTGCCTCAGCGCCGAGACCGACGGCGACGGAATCATCGAAAACACGGTGGGCGGACTGGCCGCGGTCGAGGTTGGGGGCCTCGGGGCGGCGCTCCACCAGGACGTCTACCTGGCAGGGGTTTGGACCGCGGCCCTCGAGGGGACCGCGGCGCTGGCGGAGCGCATGGGTGATGCCGAAATCGCGAGTCGGGCCCGAGAACTCGCGCCGCGCGCGCGGGCGACCCTGAATGACGCCTACTGGCTCGAGGAGCCGGGGCACCACGCTTTCGGGATCCTCGCCGATGGCGGCACCAACGACAACCTGACCGTGTGGCCCGCTACGGCGGCCGCGTTCGGCCTGTTCGACGAGGCGCGCGGGCGATCGACCCTCGCCCGGCTCGCGAGCGACCGGATCTCGTCGGACTGGGGCGCCCACATGCTCTCGACGGAGAGCGAACTGTATCACCCGCTCCAGTACAACATGGGTACGGTGTGGCCCTTCGTGACGGGGTACGTGTCGTGGGCCCAGTACCGGTACCGGCGTCCATGGGCGGGCTTCCACCTCGTGGACGCGGTGAAGCAGATGACCTTCGACTGGAGCCTGGGACGCCATCCGGAGTTGCTGTCCGGAACGTTCTACCAGCCGCTCGACCAGACCGTCCCGCACCAGTTCTTCGCGACTTCGGCCCTGGTGACACCGTTACTGCGCGGCGTCATCGGCTGGGAGCCCGATGCTCCGCGCGGCAGGGCTCGACTCGCCCCGCAACTCCCGCCGGACTGGCCGCAGGTGGCGGTGAGGCGGCTCCGTGCCGGGGAGACGACGACCGACATCGAAATCCTGCAACGCTGGACGGCGGCGGGCGGAGGGCGGCGCACGACGCTGACGACCTCCGGACCCCCCCTGACCTTCGAGTTCGTGCCCGACGTGCCGGCGGGGGCGCGCAACATGACGGTGCGAGTGAACGGGGCCACCACGGAGTTATCGTCCGACGGAAGCGTCGAAGTGACCGTCGGGGCCGCGGCACCGGCGGGGAACCGGGCGGAGATCGTCGTGGCGTGGGAAGGCGGACTGGCCGTCGCCCCGCCCCGCATCGACCTCGAAGCCGGACAGACGAGCAGCGGCCTGCGGATTCTGGACTTCAGCGCCGAGGCGGATGCATGGAGTCTCTCGGTGGAGGGGACGGCGGGTCGCACCTATGAGGTCGCGGTCTTCGGCACCCTGGTGGTGCCTGCCGTCATGCGGGGCGCCGCCCTCGTCTCGGATCGCGGCGCCGGTGTCATCGAGATCGAGTTCGCCGAGGGAGAGGGGCGCGTCCCGGCGACCGTCCGCTTGACACCGGCCGGATAGGGGAGTCGGCCCGGAGCGTCAGTCGGCCAGTACCTCCGTCAGCGTGTCCGCCACTTCGTCGATCTGGGCTTCGGTGATCACGAGGGGCGGCAGCAGCCGGATGACCGTGGTGCCGGCCGGGAGGGCGAGGACGCCGCGCTCCGCGAGGGGTTCGAGGTAGGGGCGGCAGCGCTCGCGGAGTTCGACGCCGATCATGAGGCCGACCTGCCGCACGGCGCGCACGCGGGCCAGCCGGTGTCGGGCGAAGCGCTCGCTGAAGCGGGCGCCCAGCGCCTCGGCCCGCTCGTCGAGCCGCTCGTCCCGCATGAACCGGATCGCGGCCAGGGCGGCGGCGCAGGCGAGCGGGTTGCCGCCGAAGGTCGTGCCGTGCCGGCCGGGCGGCGGCTGCAGCCGTTCCTGCGCGAGGACCGCCCCCAGCGGCACGCCGCCCGCGATCGCCTTGGCGAGGCAGAGGACGTCCGGCGCAACGCCGTAGCGTTCGCAGGCGAACATGCGACCGGTGCGGCAGAAGCCCGTCTGGATCTCGTCGAACACCAGCACCGCACCGGCCTCGTCGCAGATGCGGCGCGCCGCCGGCAGATAGTCCGGGCTGGCCGGCCGCACCCCTCCCTCTCCCTGCACCGGCTCGACGATCACCGCGGCCGTGTCCTCGCCCACGGCCGCGCGCAGCTTCTCGACGTGGTTGAAGGGCACGAACGAGAACCCCGGCACGAGCGGCCCGAACGGCTCCCGGTACTCCTTCTTGTGCGTTGCGCTCAGCGCTCCGAGCGTTCGCCCGTGGAAGCCGCGCATCGCGGACACGACCTCCGTCCGTCCCGTCGCGAGCCGCGCGAACTTGATCGCGGCCTCCACCGCCTCCGCCCCGGAGTTGCAGAGGAAGGCGCCCGTGAGCCCGGCCGGCGCGATGGAAACGAGTTCGGCCAGCAACCGCGCCCGGACATCGTTGTAGAAGATCCCCGGACAGGACACGAGCACGCGCGCCTGCGCCGCCACCGCCTCGGCGACCGCCGGGTTGGCGTGGCCGATGCTCGCCACGCCGATTCCGCCCACGCAATCGATGTAGCGGCGACCCTCGTCGTCCCACACGCACGCGCCTTCGCCCCGCACGATGGTGAGGTCCCGCTTGGGGAAGACCTCGAGGGCGTACGCCCGTTCCAGTTCGCGCGCGTTCATCCGATCATCCGATCACCGTGCCCCGTCCGGCCAGCGCCTCCGCGACCGGCCGTTCGATGCGCCCATCCGCGATCACGACCCGCGTCGTGCCGGCTTCAATGACTCGGCGCAGGGCGAGCAGCTTCCGCTTCATGCGCCCGCGCGCTTCGCTCTCGCGACGCGCCAGTTGGGCGCCCGAGAGCCGTGCGACGACGGACGCCGGATCGTCCGGATCTTCGAGGAAACCGGGCGCCTCGATCAACTGGATCACGCAATCCGCGCCCAGTTCGGCGCTGAGCAGGGTCACGACGTCATCGTTCTCCGAGTTGATCGCCACGTTGTGTTCGTCGATGAGGGGCACGGTGACGACCGGAGTGAAGCCGCCGGCGAGGAGCAACCCCATCAGCTTGCGGTTCACTTCCGCCGGTTTCCCTGACAGGTCCCGCTTGATCAGCGTCTTGCCGCACTCTCTCACCCGGATACCCCTGTTGCGGCGGCCGCGCACGAGCCCGCCGTCGAGCCCCGTGAGCCCAACCGCGTTCACGCCGTGACCCTGCAGCAGTTCCACGATGCGCTTGTTCCGCACGCCGGCGTAGGCCATGAGCATCACGTCGATCAGGTCGCGGTCGGACTGCACGCTCTCGTGTCCGGACATCGACGTGAGGACGCGTTTTTCGACCCCGAGCCTCCGGGCCAGCGAATCGCGCAGCGCGTTCGCGCCGTGCACGATGACGAACGGACCGGACAGGCCCGCCAGGTCGCGGGCAATCCCGTCCAGATTGATCGATTCGCCGCCGCCGATCTTGACGATGAGCAGCCCGCCGGACTCGCCCGGCATCGGTTCGGGTGTCGGTCCCGGCATCGGTCAGAACGTCCCGATGGCGCCGTTCGCGACCGGCGTCCACGCCCACCGCCCGTCCGACGCCGGACAGGAATCCGGATAGGGCGCCGAGCACAGGATCCGCACGCCGTCCCGGCGGGCGGCGTGCAGCCGGAAGTAGTCCGGATCCTCGCTGAACCGGGTCGCGAAGTGGACCCGCCGCGCCGCGTCGGCGACGATCAGGTTCATCGCCCGCACGTAACGGGTGCGCTTCCGGATGGCGTCGAGTCCCCGCTCCAGCGCACGACCCATGTCTACGTTGCCATCCCCGCCGCCGAATCGCTTGACGAAGTTGAACACCTTCTCCGCGCCGATCCGCCCCCGCTCCTTGATCCGTACGCCGTGCAGCTCCCCGTTGAAGATGAAGACGCGCTCCCCGTCGAAGAACGGCATGTTGTTCTCGACCCGTATCCCTTCCCCGCGATACGCGCTCCTCGCGTGGGCGAGCAGCAGCGTCGTGCGTCCGGACGGCGCCGCGGCGTCCGCCCACACCGGCGAGATGGCGCGGTAGACACGCCACCCGTCCGCATCGATCCAGGCGCACCCCCACCCGTCGCCCTGATACTCGCGGCTCTCGCGGGCGATCTGCGCGAAGGCGGCGAGGTGCGGCGCCATGTCGAAGGGATCATCGCTCCGGACGCACAGGATGCGACACACGAGTCGGCTCCGCGCGTCGCCGTCAGGCCGGGTGCAGCCCGGGGAACTCGAGCCCCCGCGACTCCGCCAACCCGTGCATCACGTTGAGCGCCTGCACCGCCTGTCCCGCCGCCCCCTTCATGAGGTTGTCGATCGCGCTCAGGACCACGACGCGGTTCGAGAGCGGATCGCGCTCGAACCCCACGTCGCAGTAGTTCGCGCCCGCCAGGAGGTTGGGGTCGGGATAGCGGTGGATGCCGCTCCGCTCCTTGACGATGCGCACGAACGGTTCGTCGGCGTAGGCGCTCCGGTAGATCTTCCACAGCGCCTTCTCGTCAAGCTCCCGGTTCAGGAATACATGGCAGGTGGCGAGGACGCCCCGCACCATCTCGACCGCGGTGGCGGAGAAATGCACCTCGCCGCCGAGGACCGTCCGGATCTCGGCCGCGTGGCGGTGGCCGGTCGGCCGATACGACCGCATCGCGCCGCTGCGCTCCGGGTGGTGGCTGCCCTCGCTGGCGCGGTTGCCGGCCTCGCTCGAGCCCACCTTCACTTCGATCACCGCCGAATCCGCGACCCCTTCCCGGTACAGCGGCAGGAGCCCGAGGATGGAGGCCGTCGCGTTGCAGCCGGCACACGCGACCAGGTCCGCGGCCGCAAGCGCCTCGCGGTTCACTTCCGCGATCCCGTACACGAAGGACCCCAGGAGTTCCGGCCGGGGATGCGGCCGGCCGTAGAAGCGCTCATAGTCCTCGCCGTCCGGGAGCCGGAAATCGGCCCCCAGGTCGACGATCCGCCCAGCCCGGGCCCGAAACTCGTCGATGCGGCGGGACGACTCCCCGTGCGGCAGACAGATGAAGAGCACGTCGCACTCCGACAGCTCGTCGAGCGCGCAGAAGCGCAGCCGCGTGACGCCCCGCAGGTTGGGGTGGACCCGCTGCGCGAACCGTCCCGCAAAGCGCTCCGACGTGATCTGCCGCACCTCGACATCGGGATGGCCGAGCAGGAGCCTCAACAGTTCCCCGCCGGCGTAGCCCGAGCCGCCCGCGATCGACGCGCGGATCATGGGTCCGCCGCCCGGTCCGGCGAGACGACGTACGACACGATCCGCTCCGGAATGTTCACGCCGGTCGCCTCGATGCTGTTCCTGAATTCCATCGTGTAGTTCACTTCGTTCACGAGCAGTCCGGCGTCGCTCTCGAACAGGTCCACGGCCACCACACCCCCGCCCACGGCCTCCGCCGCGCGCAGGGACAGCTCCCCGATCTCGCTCGTCACGGGACAGTTCGAGGCGGTTCCGCCGCGCGCCGTATTCGTGATCCAGTGCTCGGAGGACCGGTAGATGGCCGCCACGCAGTCCTCCCCCACGACGAACGCGCGGATGTCGCGCCCACCCTTCTCCACATACTTCTGCACGAAGAAGATCGAGTGATGATAGCTGCCCAGGATCGCCTTGTGTTCGAGGACCGTCTCCGCCGCGTGCCGGTCGTTGATCCTTGACAGCAGGCGGCCCCATGAGCCGACCGCGGGTTTCAGGACGACGGGATAGCCCAGTTCCTCAATCGCTTCGAGCGCGGAGACCTCGGTGAACGCGACCCTGGCTTCGGGCTGCGGCACCCCGCATTCCCGAAGCGACGCCGCGGTGAGGATCTTGTCCCCGCAGCGGCGCGACACCTCGTAGCGATTGACGCAATCGAGCCCGCTCCCCTCGAACAGCCGCAACGCGTGCATCGCTCGCGAGTGGTTGATGCAGCGCTCGAGAACGACGTCGACGTCCGGGACCGTCCGGAAGTCGAACGCGAGCTTGCGGTCGTCCAGAAACACCAGTTCCACATCGCTGAGCTCGCGCAACTCGGCGATCAGCAGCTTCTCGTCCTTTCGGATGAGGGAATGAAGAAAGCCGACTCTCATTCGCCCCAGTCCTCCTCGGCGTCCGGCGCCTCACCGAGAGTGACGGGGTCGAGCGCGAGGATCTCAAGTTCGACGCCGCACTCCTCGCATTCGAGCAACTCGCCCTCGACGGGGTCGTCGGAGATCATCGGTTCCGCGCCGCATACAGGACATTCCGGCATGCCGTCCATCCTCCATTGGGGTTGTTGGTACAGGGAGAAACCTGGATACCGTCAATCGGCGGCCGGGTTCCGGAAGGGAAGCCGCAGCGCCAGGAAGAGCCCGACGGCCACGGGTTCGATCAGCAGAATGTACCATGGCCAGCCGGGAAAGAAATCGAGGACCGTGGGTCCGGCCGGTTTCTCGATCAGGTAGAGATAGTTCGACCCGAGAAGCCGGTTTATCGGAAAGACGACGGCCGCGTACAGGTTGAGCAGTCCGAGGGCCAGCCACGGGTCGCGCGCCGTCGGCCGGTAGCCCTCCACGACCACCGCCCACGCGCCGGCGACGACGACGGTCGCGTGCGACCCCGCCGACTCGAAGAAGGTGAAGTGTACGGCACCGAACTCGGCATCCGGGGTCAGGAGGGCCTGCACCGCCCCCGCCACTCCAAGGAAGTACATGAGACGGAGAGCCCACGGATGCCGGGTCCACAGCCCGAAGACGGTGATCCACGCCATGATGGCGCAGAGGTGCAGCGGTATGTCGTTCTGCACCGTCCACAGCCCCATCGCGGCCTTCCAGAAGTGTCTCGAAAGGAGGAGGACGAGAATCGTGAGACCCAGCGCCAGGCGGAGGCGGCGACGACCCCGCTCATCGGCCGCCAGACCGGCGCGAATCAGCCAGATGCCGACCGCCGCCAGGGCGCCGATCGTCGCAAGATGGACCGGGCCGAAGAGATCGAACGGCACCCGTTCCGTCCCGAAGAACCCGCCCATGTCAGCCAGTCGCGCCGCGCCGTCCGACCGGGTACGTCACGGGTTTATGCATCCGCGTCCGCGAGCGAGGAGGTGGAGATCTCCGGACCCTCGACACGCCGCCCATCCCGCAGTGTCACGTACGCCTCCATGGCGTAGTACGCCGGCAGCCCGAGGGCGGCCAGCCGGTCGGCGGTATCCCGGTTTCGCTCGACGACGCGCTGCCAGAACTCGCGCGGGTCCGGTCCCGGGAAGGGGGCCGAGTCCTTTTGCGACTCGTGTCGGAAGATCGCCTGGACCTTGCCGTGCAGTTCGCGTTCGGAGAGCGGCACGAGGACCGTCGCTTCGTCCAGGTCCCACTCCTGCCACGCGCCGCGATAGAGCCAGAGCCACGGCGGGTCGCCGTGGTAACCGGCGAGCGCCGCCTCGACCGTCTCGAGGCACATGCGGTGCGTGCCGTGCGGATCGGACAGGTCCCCGGCGGCGAACACGATGGTCGGTCGCACCTCCTCCAGCAGCCGCGCGACGATCTCTACGTCCTCCGACGTGATCGGGTTCTTTCTCACCGCTCCCGTCTGATAGAACGGCTGGTTCAGAAAGCGGGCGCGGTCGGCGGAGAGCCCCAGCGATTCGATCGCGGCCGTGGCCTCCGTCTCGCGGATGATCCGCTTGAGCTGCTGAACCACGTCGGGATCGATGTCCCCCGGCTCTTTACCGGCGAGCCGATCCTCGAGAGACCGCAGCACTCCCTCGAGGTTCGCGGCGTCGCCGAGGTCGATGATGCCTGCCGCGCGCCGCAGGAAGTCGAGGTAACGACGCACCTCGTGGTCGAAGACGGCGATGTTCCCGGATGTCTGATACGCCACCGTGATGCGGTTGCCGTTCTCGACCAGCTTGCGCAGCAGTCCGCCCATCGAGATCACATCGTCGTCCGGGTGAGGCGAGAAGACGATGATGTCCTGGTCGCGCGGCAGTCTGCTCTTCCCGCGGATCCTGGAGATGAGCGCGTTGAAGACCTGTCCGTTGATCGGCCCGGCCGACCCGTGGCGGGAGGTGAGCGGGGCGAGGTGGTTCGCGCGGTAGTCGTCGGTCGCGAGGTGAAGGATCGACTTGTCGGTGCGTTCGCTCAACCAGATGACGGCCGCGGTCTCGCGCTCCGCCGTCCACTCGACATCGCCCACGAGCCACGGCGTGCGGACGCGGGTGAGATCGGAAGCGGCGGCCGGATCAAGATAAACCGTCGCGGCGGCGTGTTGCTGGAGAAAGGTCGCGGCGACGTCCGCGTGGATCTCCCCTTCGACGGCTCGACGCACGATCCCCGCCTTGTGTTCTCCCGTGGCGAGCAGCACGACCTCCCGCGCTTCGAGAATCGTGGCCACGCCCATGGTGATCGCCTGTGGCGGCACGTTCTCCTCGCCGAAGAAATCCGACGCGGCATCGCCGCGGGTGACGGTGTCCAGGTAAAGCCGCCGGGTCCGCGAGTCGCGCTCCGACCCCGGTTCGTTGAAGCCGATGTGACCGCTGCGCCCGATCCCGAGGATCTGGAAGTCGATCCCGCCCGCCTTCCGGATGCGGCGTTCGTACTCGACGCAGTGCGCCTCGACCTCCGCTTCCGGCACATCACCGCGGGGGATGTGACAGTGCTCCGGAGCGATGTTCACGTGGTCGAACAGGTGCTCCCGCATGTAGCGGTGATAGCTGTGGAGGCTGCCCGGCCGCATCGGGAAGTACTCATCGAGGTTGAAGGCGACCGCATTGGAGAAGTCGAGTCCTTCGTGCCGATGCAGGCGGATGAGTTCCCGATAGACGCCGACGGGCGTGGCGCCGGTCGCGAGGCCGAGAACGGCAGGGCGCCCGTTCTCGGCCCTCCCACGCAGGAGCGCCGCGATCCGGCCGGCGACCTCGGCGGCGATGCTGTCGTGGTCCGGCATGACCCGGACGGGCACGCGCTCTCTGCGCGCGTGCGCGGCGGCGCTCATCCGATCAGCCGCCGGCCGCGGCGTCTCCACGCGACACCGCGACACTAGGGGACCTTCTGCTCCGGGAGCAGCACGAACCGGGCGTACTGGTCTGTGCGGAGGTAACGGACGGCGGCCTCCCGCACCTGCTCCGCGGTCCAGCTTTCGATCCCCTCGAAGCTCGGGATCTCGTTCAGATCCCAGCCTCCGCGCTCGAAACTCGCCAACTGGTTCAGCCAGTACCGGTTCTCGCGCAGGCTCGTCTCCAGCCCCCGCCGCTGCGTCTCGCGGACCTTCCCCACGGTCTCCGCGTCCGGCCCCTCGGTCCTGAGCCGCTCGATCTCCTCAAAGACCACGGAGGAGAGTTCCTCGGCGCGCTCGGGAGCGGACCCGAACCCGATGGTCACGCTGTATTCCTCGTCGGGCCGGTACGTGAGCCGGCCGTTCACGCCCACGCTGTAGGTCCCGCCCAGGTCTTCGCGCAGCAACTCACGCAGCCGGATCTGGAGAACCTCCGCCATGGCGTAGATGGCACCCGCCTCTTCGCGCGAGTACTGGGCGTCTCCGGCGAAGATGATCTGCGTGCGGCTCTGCGGCTCCAGCCCCTTGTACACAACCGTCTCGATCACGCCCGCGGGCGGGTCGATGCCGTGATCCACCCAGTTCTCCACCCGCCCCAGATTGGGGAGCGCACCGAGATACCGCTCCACGAGGGGACGCATCATCGCGAGGTCGAAGGCGCCCGTGAAGTAGAAGGTGAAGTCGCTGGCGTCCGCGAAGCGCTCCCGGAAGATCTCGTAGCCCGCGTCGAGGTCGGCCTGCAGGAGGTCATCCA includes these proteins:
- a CDS encoding Rieske 2Fe-2S domain-containing protein is translated as MVTYSDALPPFPEGWYFIGDRASIERAKLVEKTWMGEEIVAWADDEGRICVADAFCPHLGSHMGPSTGGLVRDGCLVCPFHGFEFDTTGQCVATPNAPPPKAARLKLYETREILGMIFAWWGSGGRAPQWHLPDEPPVGAEWTGLRSTTLRFRGHPQETTENSVDVEHLEYTHGYHDVEPTDFSVDGAYLKSCFDFKAVRRTLGLVDIHSEVSVITHVHGLGYSFVEIHEKSVGIRSRMWVLTTPVDGEFVELTMVNQVREIRKPGRFISGLGFLPVPLRHRLLNFFILREERRFVLQDIVIWDRKRYRSPPRLCRTDGPIGKYRRHCRQFYPDTAMAPRNPDRNVD
- a CDS encoding GH116 family glycosyl hydrolase, with protein sequence MTLDSAPRVSLLMLFTAMAVGLPANGSGQTAAGVPRFKIESSPIELTGPVRPGEYLGVTGPRSAWLGVETGEAELWVHPLKVGNRFRLGFSTPTYGAPIPGSAVARTVHVRPELTTIVYSHAAFQVRQHILAPAELPGLLVLLEVDSPEPLEIVAEFEPVLNYMWPGSLGGQYAYWDADRRAFVLSESLQETNAVVGSPWAANSVEHPAHQLGEAPRSMVIPVDPDRARREFIPIAVAGGTAPREEVFASYDRLITEARSLYSAKRAWADSVLASTVSIESPDPRLDLALEWAKINLEEQRVCNPDLGCGFVAGWGLSRNGTRPGFGWFFGGDAAQTMFAMEALGQWELVAEELAFLARYQREDGKITHEISQAAARIPWFDVYPYAYYHADTTPYWMVALYEYWRASGDDELLRELWPAYRRAWEWCLSAETDGDGIIENTVGGLAAVEVGGLGAALHQDVYLAGVWTAALEGTAALAERMGDAEIASRARELAPRARATLNDAYWLEEPGHHAFGILADGGTNDNLTVWPATAAAFGLFDEARGRSTLARLASDRISSDWGAHMLSTESELYHPLQYNMGTVWPFVTGYVSWAQYRYRRPWAGFHLVDAVKQMTFDWSLGRHPELLSGTFYQPLDQTVPHQFFATSALVTPLLRGVIGWEPDAPRGRARLAPQLPPDWPQVAVRRLRAGETTTDIEILQRWTAAGGGRRTTLTTSGPPLTFEFVPDVPAGARNMTVRVNGATTELSSDGSVEVTVGAAAPAGNRAEIVVAWEGGLAVAPPRIDLEAGQTSSGLRILDFSAEADAWSLSVEGTAGRTYEVAVFGTLVVPAVMRGAALVSDRGAGVIEIEFAEGEGRVPATVRLTPAG
- a CDS encoding acetylornithine/succinylornithine family transaminase; this translates as MNARELERAYALEVFPKRDLTIVRGEGACVWDDEGRRYIDCVGGIGVASIGHANPAVAEAVAAQARVLVSCPGIFYNDVRARLLAELVSIAPAGLTGAFLCNSGAEAVEAAIKFARLATGRTEVVSAMRGFHGRTLGALSATHKKEYREPFGPLVPGFSFVPFNHVEKLRAAVGEDTAAVIVEPVQGEGGVRPASPDYLPAARRICDEAGAVLVFDEIQTGFCRTGRMFACERYGVAPDVLCLAKAIAGGVPLGAVLAQERLQPPPGRHGTTFGGNPLACAAALAAIRFMRDERLDERAEALGARFSERFARHRLARVRAVRQVGLMIGVELRERCRPYLEPLAERGVLALPAGTTVIRLLPPLVITEAQIDEVADTLTEVLAD
- a CDS encoding [LysW]-aminoadipate kinase, yielding MPGPTPEPMPGESGGLLIVKIGGGESINLDGIARDLAGLSGPFVIVHGANALRDSLARRLGVEKRVLTSMSGHESVQSDRDLIDVMLMAYAGVRNKRIVELLQGHGVNAVGLTGLDGGLVRGRRNRGIRVRECGKTLIKRDLSGKPAEVNRKLMGLLLAGGFTPVVTVPLIDEHNVAINSENDDVVTLLSAELGADCVIQLIEAPGFLEDPDDPASVVARLSGAQLARRESEARGRMKRKLLALRRVIEAGTTRVVIADGRIERPVAEALAGRGTVIG
- a CDS encoding class II glutamine amidotransferase; the encoded protein is MCRILCVRSDDPFDMAPHLAAFAQIARESREYQGDGWGCAWIDADGWRVYRAISPVWADAAAPSGRTTLLLAHARSAYRGEGIRVENNMPFFDGERVFIFNGELHGVRIKERGRIGAEKVFNFVKRFGGGDGNVDMGRALERGLDAIRKRTRYVRAMNLIVADAARRVHFATRFSEDPDYFRLHAARRDGVRILCSAPYPDSCPASDGRWAWTPVANGAIGTF
- the argC gene encoding N-acetyl-gamma-glutamyl-phosphate reductase, with amino-acid sequence MIRASIAGGSGYAGGELLRLLLGHPDVEVRQITSERFAGRFAQRVHPNLRGVTRLRFCALDELSECDVLFICLPHGESSRRIDEFRARAGRIVDLGADFRLPDGEDYERFYGRPHPRPELLGSFVYGIAEVNREALAAADLVACAGCNATASILGLLPLYREGVADSAVIEVKVGSSEAGNRASEGSHHPERSGAMRSYRPTGHRHAAEIRTVLGGEVHFSATAVEMVRGVLATCHVFLNRELDEKALWKIYRSAYADEPFVRIVKERSGIHRYPDPNLLAGANYCDVGFERDPLSNRVVVLSAIDNLMKGAAGQAVQALNVMHGLAESRGLEFPGLHPA
- the lysX gene encoding lysine biosynthesis protein LysX — its product is MRVGFLHSLIRKDEKLLIAELRELSDVELVFLDDRKLAFDFRTVPDVDVVLERCINHSRAMHALRLFEGSGLDCVNRYEVSRRCGDKILTAASLRECGVPQPEARVAFTEVSALEAIEELGYPVVLKPAVGSWGRLLSRINDRHAAETVLEHKAILGSYHHSIFFVQKYVEKGGRDIRAFVVGEDCVAAIYRSSEHWITNTARGGTASNCPVTSEIGELSLRAAEAVGGGVVAVDLFESDAGLLVNEVNYTMEFRNSIEATGVNIPERIVSYVVSPDRAADP
- the lysW gene encoding lysine biosynthesis protein LysW, whose amino-acid sequence is MPECPVCGAEPMISDDPVEGELLECEECGVELEILALDPVTLGEAPDAEEDWGE
- a CDS encoding TIGR02206 family membrane protein, which produces MGGFFGTERVPFDLFGPVHLATIGALAAVGIWLIRAGLAADERGRRRLRLALGLTILVLLLSRHFWKAAMGLWTVQNDIPLHLCAIMAWITVFGLWTRHPWALRLMYFLGVAGAVQALLTPDAEFGAVHFTFFESAGSHATVVVAGAWAVVVEGYRPTARDPWLALGLLNLYAAVVFPINRLLGSNYLYLIEKPAGPTVLDFFPGWPWYILLIEPVAVGLFLALRLPFRNPAAD
- the nagB gene encoding glucosamine-6-phosphate deaminase; this encodes MSAAAHARRERVPVRVMPDHDSIAAEVAGRIAALLRGRAENGRPAVLGLATGATPVGVYRELIRLHRHEGLDFSNAVAFNLDEYFPMRPGSLHSYHRYMREHLFDHVNIAPEHCHIPRGDVPEAEVEAHCVEYERRIRKAGGIDFQILGIGRSGHIGFNEPGSERDSRTRRLYLDTVTRGDAASDFFGEENVPPQAITMGVATILEAREVVLLATGEHKAGIVRRAVEGEIHADVAATFLQQHAAATVYLDPAAASDLTRVRTPWLVGDVEWTAERETAAVIWLSERTDKSILHLATDDYRANHLAPLTSRHGSAGPINGQVFNALISRIRGKSRLPRDQDIIVFSPHPDDDVISMGGLLRKLVENGNRITVAYQTSGNIAVFDHEVRRYLDFLRRAAGIIDLGDAANLEGVLRSLEDRLAGKEPGDIDPDVVQQLKRIIRETEATAAIESLGLSADRARFLNQPFYQTGAVRKNPITSEDVEIVARLLEEVRPTIVFAAGDLSDPHGTHRMCLETVEAALAGYHGDPPWLWLYRGAWQEWDLDEATVLVPLSERELHGKVQAIFRHESQKDSAPFPGPDPREFWQRVVERNRDTADRLAALGLPAYYAMEAYVTLRDGRRVEGPEISTSSLADADA